CCCTCCCTCAATCATCTAGATGTGTGTGAGAATGACCATTTCAGGTTTGAAAGGAAAGACAATCCACAAAACAAGAGCACGGAGGGTTGTTTTGAGTTCTGTGGTGGAAGCGAGGGAGGTTTAATTGTGTCGAGTGTGTGGATGTGAGCTGGGGAGAGCGTCCCTGGGCTCCTCGGGGCCCCGTCTACCCCAGAAGCACCCGCTGCAGCCGGTCGGCCGGCACGCTGTTCTCGTCCTCGGACTCGGCGTCGCTCTGGGGGTTGGAGCTGCAGGGCGACGTGCACTCGGGGGAGCACAGGTAGTGCATGAGGGGCAGCCGGTACTTCCCGCAGAAGTCCACAAATTTGATGTGGCGCACGCAGGAATCGAAGTAAACGCCTGCGGAGAGGGAAAGCAAAGGTCGTGTTAGGGATGACGGCAGATGCAGATCTGATGCagtgtaaagttgctttcgtcaacgaaaatgacaactaaatatcgtcgtcccagaaccggagaacctcagggctgcagagaacgttgatgtttttaaaaagaggctcaagacccatctctttaatcaagcgttaactgactcatttaactctttatcattttttatgctcaccccTATCTTTACTtgatcttactactctgttttatattaatttttagtttagtttatcctgttttattatctcattgttttatctcaatgttatatttaaaacattttagtcgttatttatggtctattttatacattctattTTGTTATTCtttcagtttttaatgtcttgcttttaaGACCTACtcttaggattttatgttatacttttatactcttttagtgtgtattttaacttcatagcctatcttatcctgctttcttgtagcttttatctccagtgtttcctcatggggagcctccctGCTGGGAGtgactgtttttttatatataaatgaaaagcgctatataaataaagactGATTGATTGAACCTTTATCAGCTGCGAAAACGAGACGAGTCGCAACAAAAATGCTgatcatgtgacgataacgataattaaatatgacgaataaaaacgagactaaaatgtagattacaaaataaaaactctgctaaaatgggTTTTAATTTTCGTTGATCAAAACAAGACGAAATactctaacaaagatccttaatctccatgtttaattaatttcctctgctttagttctgctgggtgacgtcacgtcctcaatcccagtcggcCCGctgggaatcagatccagaagatgcagctgcagagttagaggctgatgccgttaacgcagagctctaggttcacgtcaattaaaaacaaagttccatagagaaaggggccgatggccggccacgtggggatctgctctgggggggggggaagaagaagaaccatctttggatacactttcctacatagacgtggaaaagaaaacccaatgtgtagtcgaaaaaggaaaagatggggagaaaggCGGTTGTTGTAAAATCAAATTAAGAGTCttatgtatctggaatgaatgtattcttgagtctataaggtaacaataatataataataagataaccttgtttgaattgtaaaatgggtttggctaaatacaatctttgacaaTTCTGGACAAttgtgactaaaataagactaaaatgatcAGACttttttagtcgactgaaacttgacacgcctaaaaggagaatgaacgtgactaaaacaaataaaaactaaaatgatagcttgacccaaagactagactaaagctaaaattaaaacatgctgacagaaacaacactactttCGTACCATCCTCCCCAAACACGAAGGGAACAAGTCTCACCGGCACATTTGGGGTTGGGACACTTGCTGGCCAGGTCCAGGTAGCGCACCAGGTTGAGGGGCAGGTCCGAGGGGGAGTAGGGGATGTTTCGGCTCTTAATGGTGCGTCCTGCCAGCTCCAGCAGCGAGGGCGGGTCGTACATCATCTCCTTGACGAAGCGCACCACCAGCGGGTTTCCCCTCAGACTCAGCTCCTGCAGGTGCACCAGGCTGAGGATCTCCCGCGGGAGATAAGTGAGCAGGTTGTTGTGGAGGCTCAGAGACCGCAGCGAGTGGAGCCTGAAGCAATGCAGGAAGACGGATTATTTCACCTATAAAAAGCTCTGACGGACCTTATCGAGACAGAACTCTCTGCTCTCCGGAGCGCCGGTATTACCTGGTGAGTTGCGGCGGCACACTCTGGATGCGGTTGTCACATAAAACCAGGTAGCTGAGGTAGGGCAGGTTCGCCACTTCAGGAGGAATGGCTGCGATGAGGTTTCCACCCAGATACAGCATCTCCAAACTAacagacaacaacaaaaattaaTCAGGTTTTATTGTAATATCCAGGGTGCGATTTGCCGGTGGGGATGGTGGggattttttattattctttttatcctcggtggggacaaaatgtatcccccccacccaaagtattttcaccattacatcgtaATTATTAAGAAGTAATAACAAACCAAAATTCACAGAGtccgtgttcattctgcttgtgCTGAGACTTTGATACCGGGAGTGAGTCgcgcccacagaaagcagttttattttgaaaaccaaccagattttcttgcattccaaaagtccgacttctggcccgccaaaataaaatatacagtcagtcaaatgaatgaaaaaatgaaaagaatccagagcagcatatcctcatattttacaggatcacaaccaaaaaatccagagaaaaaatgcgacagaagatgaaacaagaTCTGACATTGCTGATGGGATGGaggacagcagcatctccccGGCTGAGGAAAgctcccatgttttctgttaaactgatatcaagaaagaattaaaaaaatattaattgtgtttatttatttttatttggcacatttaaaaagaatattaggagaaaatatttACGTTATGTAGCTTAAATGTAAGGTTTACATTTAAAGTATATAGCCTATACTGTTGGCCCGCTGTTGTGTGGTAATTTTTcggaataaaaatatttctcaaaattacccccccctctggttttttcacaaatcgcacTCTAGTAATATCACATCATCTAATAATAACTAATTCCTCCCACCCCCTTCTATTCTGTTATACCATTTCTTCTGGTTTGCTCTAATGGTTGCATGAATGAAGCTTTAATTTAGACTCTTTTCATACATGAGATataaaacattcagttattcagaGACTAGTCATTTTTCCATTAAAGCTCCCTTCGCCTCATTTAGAGATGTCTAAGATTAAGCCGTCAAGAACCACAAAGCTTATACGGCACGAGGCAAATTTGAGGGTGAATCAAGTAAGATTAGTTTGAGTTGTCCTGGAGCCTCAGCAGTCTTCCCACAACACCATAACACAATAACGGTTCATATAAGCTCGTCAGGGATGCCGTGGTTGTTTTATTGGGCCTACTAAAATGATCAAACCTCTCCACTTCTTCCCAATTCTGGGTTTCAGAATACATGTGTGTTCATCAACCGgtggtttgtctttttttattatcataattttAAATTCTGCAGTAAAATCAGTTGTGGCCCTTGGTTAGGAGATTGAATTAAGTTAGGTAAACCAACAATTTTCActaaaaaactatttaaaaaacgGCCACTGGGTGTCACTAGAGATGCACTGATTGGTGATAAAGATGTCAAACTAGTCTGCTCAGCTTTGATTACAacatccatttaaaaaaaaataaataaaaaaaatagacagGAGGCAAACATACTTTCTATACTTATTGTAGATGCATGAATGTTGGTTACTTAATGAGTGCAGTTAGcgtgttaaaataaaaacagaataaacagtCCTTGTATGAGCTGGTCTGATGACTACTTTTTCCACTTTTACTAGTTTGTGTTATTAAGATGCAAAAAGCCCAGTAGGTTAATGGAAGTTTAGATAATACAAGAGGGTGACTGGGTTTCAAAGCGGCGGACTGGGAGAGTGCGCTGGATGAGCGGTCAGCAAAAGCAAGCCGTTGGGCCATCTGCCTGCTGGAACTGATGACACAGCGACTGCAAGACAGCGAGCCATTATACTGTCCTTGGTGGCCCGAGCGCTGAGcaaaccccccccccgcccctcgcCTGTGGTGGGCAGCGAGACAGTCAGGGTCTGGCACAAATCAGGCAACAGAAATGGACCCCTCAATGTGAGGCTGAAAAAGGGGGAAACGAACGCTCGGGGTTTCAGAACGAAGCAAAGCAAACTCTTTTCAGGGAAAGCTCAACAGAGATGCACAAAAACTTTCTCCTGCACTCAAAGTGAGGATAAAACGCATGAAAGTTTCAgtctgacaaagaaaaaaaagcatgttttaGAAAAAGCACTCATTTAGTCGTGTAAAAACGGTCAGACCCTTTTCAGGAACTAGGAGGTTTCGTAACACGAGAAAAAATAGGTTGCATTGCTACACAAAccacttctgctgccgttgaaCAAGGAAGTCCTGGTAACTTACACAACGTAGAAACTCACATTAAAACGTGCACACACAAAGCCTTTTGGCCTACGGTCcacatgtatatatttatttatctatcgcTACCATCATCTACAAGCAAATACACTTCTTGGGTGAGGAATTTAACACACTCTGGCCTCGTTGTTTACAAGCTGCCAGAAAACCCACAGTCGAGACGTCACACTGTTCACAGCGAGTTCTGCGGTTAAAACTTACACTGTGGTGCAATCTCCCAGCCAGCAGGttacacttcaataaaaaacaggTTTGTACCGTTGCTCGTCTACAATGTTGAGGAACAGAGGTCTTAAAACAACCAATGAAGGCCTCGGCCACTTAATCCCAGCTGGATTCAGCCGCCGGCAGCGACACCGTGTTCCCATAGCTGCCTGGAACTGAGGAGTCTGTTTGCCCTGATGTTtgtggacatttttatttttacattcgAGTAgcctacataaaaaaaaagggaaaaacccTTTCAGAACCCCTGTGGACGAGGCTTCAAATACAGAGTTACGAAGTTAAAGGCCTGCTGGTAATGTGTTTAAAACACAAGTGTGTTGTCTTAGTCTGTATATTAAAATCCATCCGGTCCGACAAACTAATATGAATGGTGCTTTTCCTTCCACTTGAGGCACTTATGTCCCCTCTCAGAtgttgttaaaaagaaaaagaaaaaacatttcatcCATCCCTGGGGTATCATCAACATTTTCAGTATTCGACTTTGAACTGCATCATAGAACTTCTCTTTCTTGTCAGTGAGTACCAAGACAGACTGCCAACATGagcaaaataaatggaaatcATCTGTATTCGcccccctctcttttttttaacactattaTTGTCTATCCTGTGACTTTCCCACCGTCAGCATCAGCAGCTATTCATGTCCGATGGACCGGGCATCTCTGGTATCGCTACCGGTGCACCAGCGAGGGGAGATTTGCCTGAGACCCCAGATTAAAAACGTATGCTTCACCGGGAAAAGGGAAACACTGAGATTATTAATGCTGAATGGCTTAAGTAGTGAGCTGGGATTGGCTCACGCAGACCGCcgggaccctgcaaaggataagacgggtatagaaaatggatggatgtgtcCATCAGTGCTTTTCATTTAAGGTTTCAAAGTTAAACTCAGGCCAGGCTACAAGGCGGGGCTGTATGCATCTATATTATGGAGAACAGGAGGTTTACTGTTGTGTTAATAGTTAAAGAGATGGGGGAGGAATTTACCAAAAATGCAGAAAATAAGTAAGCCGGGAGCAGTGAGTTCAAATGTTGTTGTGTAATATTCATCCAAAAAAAGCGAACATTTTTAGGCTTATGTTCTTTTATGGGATTTGCGCCCCCGTCCCGGGGGCTCCAGGGTTTAACGGGGTTAATGTAAATAAAGCTCACCATTTTCAATCTTTTTGAAAGCAGCCAGACAAGAGTCCAAACTCAGTCCATTTGAGCTTTTTCGATGATCGTTAGGGGTAAATGTTGCCACACAGAAGTTAAAAATTGAGCAGTTATCGGCTCTTGTTATCGTATACTGGACCTGTGCATTGTTCAAGAGCCACACTTAATGTATGTACGTGTCTGAGGTTCGATCTTTGGCCTGAAACTGGGTTACTGACACTTGCTACTGTTAAACGCAACACATGATAAGACAGTAAAGACTTTTATCTCTGGCACATGTAGATGGTTCAAACTCTCAGAAAATACAACCAACCtgcaaaatgttttaaaaactgcTGCCAAACTCTGTTTTGAAAGTTGTGCTGCTTGTTTAATTTCCATCGTGAGTCTCTTTTATTTTCCAAATTCTTCCATCACAAAACTCTGTGACACGTAATTATAGCTCTGcgctggtgttttcatcttcatctgctttgtttttgtgtttaattagttttgtttttcccAGATTTTATGAcacagtttttccatgtctaCAAAAGGATTGTACAACTCCAAAATCACGCCAGAGCACATAACATTCGTCACCATGTTTACACAATACGCTGACTCAAGGTTAACATGACAAGAAATCTGTGTCTCTTCATGACACAGTTAACATTGCCAAATCTTTGTGTGTAAATACACTATTAAAAAAATGCAACGGAGTGCCTCAGTGTGGCTATAAAAACGTTATCTTTACAGTTTCGAAAAAGTGGGTCAAATGTTGACTTGTGAAACAGCAGATTACATCTGATGGGAATGTTTTTACagcctgtttttttatttgttattcagGCCAGATGGGACACAGCAACTTGTGTTTCATAAACGCTGACTCTGACACAAACAAACCTCAAAATGCACAACAGAGGAAGTTGATGTGAAGAAGAACGTGACAACTACAAAGACATGATGACGTCACTTTAACATGCTTCAAATTGATATCTAAAAGCGATAAAGATATCCATCCACACCGACTCCTCAGTTAAAATCAATATTGCCTAATGCGTGTTATGTTGTaatacagtggcaagaaaaaacctgcaaACAGCCCAGAGCTGACTGGTTTCCCATAAAATATGATTGGATCTGAAGTCACACAAGCATTTTATATTCACAGCACTGGTGGAAAAATCACAATCAATCGTCTAATCAATCGTCTAATGTCTAATCACATCAACAAAGGCTATAGGAGTCAGTAATTTTCATGTGTATGAAAATTAGTTTTGAGTTGAGGTTTAGAGCCTACCGTATGTGattatagtcacacacacattttgcattttgtttcctGTTGAAGCGAAGCATCAGCTGATGTTAAGCATGCCTTGCAAAAACAGGATCTCTGAGGAAATATGATCATGAGTGATTGCTCAGcagaagtttttatttttgtgttggtTATGTAATGAACATTAAATTAATATTGTTCTGAAAAGCCAACTTAAGAGTTTGCAGCCTGTTGATCCATCTCTACTCTCAACTGGGTATACTTGTCCTTTTTCATATAACGGTCCTTTAAAAGCTTTATAAAGTTGCTTATGTTGTTTTTAGTAACATCCATACCACCTGGATATAAAGTCAAGTGTTTACGCTTTTAATCAATCcagagttaagcctgaattatggttttgcgtcaaaccaacgcagagcacacgccgtcaccgtgacgccgtcgtgaacccttcc
This DNA window, taken from Cololabis saira isolate AMF1-May2022 chromosome 6, fColSai1.1, whole genome shotgun sequence, encodes the following:
- the LOC133445865 gene encoding leucine-rich repeat-containing protein 58-like, giving the protein MEIHEGAAAAAAPASRDCVLDYSRLSLNSFSADGVSEERKREARQLYLNYNRLSSLPSSLSLFCSLEFLDISNNGLSVLCDEITGLCKLKTLLAKNNRLDEFSLPKEFGSMQLEVLNFGGNRFEEIPLQCTKLLRLQSLSLGGNRLKSIPAEIDNLTSLEMLYLGGNLIAAIPPEVANLPYLSYLVLCDNRIQSVPPQLTRLHSLRSLSLHNNLLTYLPREILSLVHLQELSLRGNPLVVRFVKEMMYDPPSLLELAGRTIKSRNIPYSPSDLPLNLVRYLDLASKCPNPKCAGVYFDSCVRHIKFVDFCGKYRLPLMHYLCSPECTSPCSSNPQSDAESEDENSVPADRLQRVLLG